The nucleotide window ACGATCCACAACCGGATTCTCCCGCGCGGCTGGCTGGGGAAGTGCCACGCCTGCCACCTGGGTGCTCTGCGGGCCCGGGGCGACTGGATCCTGTTCCTCGACGGCGACGTCGAGCTGGTCGCCGACGACCTCCTGGCGCGCGTCGTTCATCTCGCCACGACGCGCCACCTCGATCACCTCGCCGTCATCCCCGACCAGCGTCCGGTCTCGGACCTGCAGCAGGCGCTCCTCTCGGTGTTCGCCCAGATGTACCTGCTCGCGGCGCGCGTCTACGAGATGGACCGGGACAAAAGACGCGGCGGCGCCGGCATAGGCGCCTTCAACCTGGTGCGCCGCTCCTCCTACGATCGGATCGGGGGGCACTCGCTCTTGAAGATGGACCCGACCGACGACTACGCGCTGGGCCGCCTGCTGAAGGAGAGCGGCGCGCGGCAGCGTCTGTTCGACGGCGTCGGCCTCGTCCGCTGTCGCTGGCACAAGGGCGCCCTGAACGTGGCGCGCGGACTGGAGAAGAACCTGTTCGCCGGGATCGATTACTCGGTCACGCAGCTGGTCGGTTTCACGGCGGCGTCGATCCTCCTGGTCTTCGGACCCCTGGCCGCGGGGATCGCGGCGTCGGCCCTCGCTCCCCCGGCCGGTGGCGCCGTCCCTACCGCCGCCATCTGGCTCCCCTTCCTGCTCCAGGCGGTCGTCATCGCCTCGGGGTTCCGCAGGCAGTCGCGGCGCTACGGCGGCAGCGCCGCTCTGCTGTCGCTCCTCTATCCCGTCGCAGTCCTTGTTCTCCTCGGAGCCGCCTGGAACTCCGCCCTCAGGACGCTCGTCCGGGGAGGGATCCGCTGGCGCGACACCTTCTATCCCCTGGCCGAGCTGCGCGCCGGGCGCGTGCGGGCGGGGGCCGGACGCCGCTTCGGGGTGCTATGATCCTCGCGGCATGATCGATTTGACCGCCCTCCCCCGCAATCCCACGCGCGCGGTGCGCATCGGCCGGACGACCATCGGCTCCGGTCACGCCGTCGCGGTGCAGAGCATGTGCGCCACCCGGACTTCGGACGTCGAGGCGACGGTGCGCCAGATCCTGGACCTGGAGCGGGCCGGGGCGGACATCGTCCGGATCGCGGTCGACAGCGCGCGGGACGTGGCGGCCCTCCGCCCCATCCGGGAGCGGACCGGGGCCAACCTGTCCGTGGACCTTCAGGAGAATTACCGCCTGGCTTCGGAGGTCGCGCCGTTCGTCGACAAGATCCGCTACAACCCGGGCCACCTGCACCACCATGAGAGGACCCGGCCGGTGCGCGACAAGGTCGCCTTTCTGGCGGAGGTGGCGGCGAAGCACGACTGCGCGGTGCGCGTCGGCGTGAACTGCGGGTCGATCGATCCCGACAAGGCGGGCCGGTTCGCGGGTGACTCGGTCGCGGAGATGGTCGAGTCCGCCCTGGAGCACGCGGCTCTCCTCGACGATCTCGGTTTCACGCGCTACTGCGTGTCGCTCAAGGACTCCGAGCCGAAAAAAGTCATCGACGCCAACGTCCGGTTCGCCGAAGTCCGCAAGGACGTGCCGCTGCACCTCGGGGTGACCGAGGCCGGTCTCCCCCCCGAGGGGGTGATCAAGACGCGCGTCGCCTTCGAGCAGCTCCTCTCGCGCGGTATCGGCGACACCATCCGCGTCTCGCTCACGGTACCGAACGATCGCAAGGGGGAGGAGATCGCCGCCGGCCGCTCGATCCTGGAGGACATCGCCCGCGGCCGCTTCCGGTCGGTCCCCGAGAATCTCGGCGGGAAGCTGAACATCATCTCCTGCCCCTCCTGCTCGCG belongs to Candidatus Dormiibacterota bacterium and includes:
- a CDS encoding glycosyltransferase family 2 protein, whose amino-acid sequence is MSALACLAALLLVAWSLLGLLLDRAARQIAVLRSAIGLDGCPAGAGSTPAVPGPLPSLSVVVTARDEAEEIGTTVRRLLAQRHPALEVIVVDDRSTDGTSEILDRLGAGASGSRLATIHNRILPRGWLGKCHACHLGALRARGDWILFLDGDVELVADDLLARVVHLATTRHLDHLAVIPDQRPVSDLQQALLSVFAQMYLLAARVYEMDRDKRRGGAGIGAFNLVRRSSYDRIGGHSLLKMDPTDDYALGRLLKESGARQRLFDGVGLVRCRWHKGALNVARGLEKNLFAGIDYSVTQLVGFTAASILLVFGPLAAGIAASALAPPAGGAVPTAAIWLPFLLQAVVIASGFRRQSRRYGGSAALLSLLYPVAVLVLLGAAWNSALRTLVRGGIRWRDTFYPLAELRAGRVRAGAGRRFGVL
- the ispG gene encoding (E)-4-hydroxy-3-methylbut-2-enyl-diphosphate synthase, whose translation is MIDLTALPRNPTRAVRIGRTTIGSGHAVAVQSMCATRTSDVEATVRQILDLERAGADIVRIAVDSARDVAALRPIRERTGANLSVDLQENYRLASEVAPFVDKIRYNPGHLHHHERTRPVRDKVAFLAEVAAKHDCAVRVGVNCGSIDPDKAGRFAGDSVAEMVESALEHAALLDDLGFTRYCVSLKDSEPKKVIDANVRFAEVRKDVPLHLGVTEAGLPPEGVIKTRVAFEQLLSRGIGDTIRVSLTVPNDRKGEEIAAGRSILEDIARGRFRSVPENLGGKLNIISCPSCSRVENEAFVELAEKVREVTAYAREHAITIAVMGCRVNGPGETDDADLGLWCAPTHVNLKAKAETIGTYRYDEVLARLKTELDRLVASRGTGG